One genomic window of Polyangium aurulentum includes the following:
- a CDS encoding DUF6573 family protein: MSGDDEDIDWEQVEREEFGEETGNEVRPVFISIYSRAMALADGTLVDATELAKEAGIKAPVALTRSVWEKYVELSPAAEKAGNDKTGRLWDVVWMFRCAALQQPDESEIRYQLHVVTDSIQPSLVELKAMIGPGDDGEAVITILLPEED; encoded by the coding sequence GTGAGCGGCGACGACGAGGACATCGACTGGGAGCAGGTCGAGCGCGAGGAGTTCGGAGAAGAGACCGGCAATGAGGTCCGGCCAGTCTTCATCTCCATCTACTCGCGTGCCATGGCGCTCGCCGACGGCACCCTGGTCGACGCCACCGAGCTCGCGAAGGAGGCCGGAATCAAGGCGCCGGTGGCGCTGACGCGCTCCGTCTGGGAGAAGTACGTCGAGCTGTCGCCGGCTGCGGAGAAGGCGGGTAATGACAAAACGGGTAGGCTCTGGGATGTCGTCTGGATGTTCCGCTGCGCCGCCCTGCAACAACCGGATGAATCCGAGATCCGGTACCAGTTGCATGTCGTCACCGACTCGATCCAACCGTCCCTCGTCGAGCTGAAGGCCATGATCGGCCCCGGCGACGACGGCGAGGCGGTTATCACGATCCTCTTGCCCGAAGAGGACTGA
- a CDS encoding YifB family Mg chelatase-like AAA ATPase gives MGTNPLPEKALRSEVLSIALTGLVATLVSIVVTIEAGSSTVELIGLAEASVRDTKARVLSALARLGKWLDGYKVKVEFSPAGTRNDGMLDLAMATALLMALEQKSLPRTVMIGELAQTGAVRPVRGVLPAMLGVKDMSRAIVPWTNGPEASSVQHMEVQVAAHLQDVVGSLRGAGQLQFARDFLKAPPLAEVDLADIQGLVAGRRAMEISAAGFHPLLFIGSPGSGKTMLCRRLPTVMPPLTREEALEVTSIHSVAGLLHTSQGLLTQRPLQAPHYTVSEVGLVGGGLPVRPGQVSLAHLGVLFLDELLEFKKRALAVLDGVLKDGQSVICQRQTRVVFPARPLTVASILPCPCGFHGTKDRTCKCPPERIRAYRERLRGSVFDRMDVKAILSGDALKGSRSECSADMRARVVKAREVQKNRFEKLVVTEPVNGRLSLADLDRVAKPDDKGQRMLGQAVERLGLSAELHAKVLRVSRTIADLDGSDAVRAHHIAEALNAAPLVP, from the coding sequence ATGGGGACCAATCCCCTGCCGGAGAAAGCTCTCCGCAGCGAGGTTTTGTCCATCGCGCTCACGGGTCTCGTCGCCACGCTGGTCAGCATCGTGGTCACGATCGAGGCAGGATCGAGCACCGTCGAGCTGATCGGCCTCGCGGAGGCCAGCGTCCGCGATACCAAGGCCCGCGTGCTGTCCGCGCTTGCGAGGCTTGGGAAGTGGCTCGACGGCTACAAGGTCAAGGTCGAGTTCTCCCCGGCCGGCACCCGAAACGACGGAATGCTCGACCTCGCCATGGCGACGGCGCTGCTCATGGCCCTCGAGCAGAAGTCGCTCCCGCGCACGGTCATGATCGGCGAGCTCGCGCAGACCGGCGCCGTGCGCCCTGTGCGCGGCGTTCTGCCCGCAATGCTCGGGGTGAAGGATATGTCGCGCGCCATCGTACCCTGGACCAATGGCCCCGAGGCGTCGAGCGTGCAGCACATGGAGGTGCAGGTCGCGGCGCACCTGCAGGACGTGGTCGGCTCGTTGCGGGGCGCGGGGCAGCTCCAGTTCGCGCGAGACTTCCTGAAAGCGCCTCCGCTCGCGGAAGTCGATCTTGCCGATATCCAAGGTCTCGTGGCCGGCCGTCGTGCCATGGAGATCTCGGCCGCCGGCTTCCATCCGCTGCTCTTCATCGGCTCGCCTGGGTCAGGGAAGACGATGCTCTGCCGGCGTCTGCCCACGGTGATGCCCCCGCTCACCCGCGAGGAGGCGCTCGAGGTGACGTCGATTCATTCGGTGGCGGGCCTGCTCCACACCTCCCAGGGGCTCCTCACGCAGAGGCCCTTACAGGCGCCGCATTACACGGTGAGCGAGGTGGGCCTCGTCGGCGGCGGCCTCCCGGTGCGGCCTGGGCAGGTGTCGCTCGCGCACCTCGGCGTCTTGTTCTTGGACGAGCTGCTGGAGTTCAAGAAGCGGGCGCTCGCAGTGCTTGATGGCGTGCTCAAGGACGGGCAATCGGTCATCTGCCAACGCCAGACCCGCGTGGTCTTCCCGGCCCGACCGCTCACCGTCGCGTCGATTCTTCCGTGCCCGTGCGGCTTCCACGGTACGAAGGACAGGACGTGCAAGTGCCCACCAGAGCGCATTCGGGCATACCGCGAGCGGCTGCGCGGGTCCGTGTTCGATCGCATGGACGTGAAGGCGATCCTGTCCGGGGACGCGCTGAAGGGCAGCCGCAGCGAGTGCTCCGCGGACATGCGCGCCCGCGTCGTCAAGGCGAGGGAGGTGCAGAAGAACCGCTTCGAGAAGCTCGTGGTCACCGAGCCGGTGAACGGTCGGCTCAGCCTCGCGGACCTCGATCGCGTCGCGAAGCCGGACGACAAGGGGCAGCGCATGCTGGGGCAGGCCGTGGAGCGGCTCGGGCTCTCGGCCGAGCTCCACGCGAAGGTGCTGCGCGTCTCCCGCACGATCGCGGACCTCGACGGCAGTGACGCCGTCCGGGCCCATCATATCGCCGAGGCCCTCAACGCCGCACCGCTCGTCCCATGA